In Rutidosis leptorrhynchoides isolate AG116_Rl617_1_P2 chromosome 6, CSIRO_AGI_Rlap_v1, whole genome shotgun sequence, the DNA window AGAATTGGGTAGCACCGAAATTGTGCTCCAAACGGCCGAAAAGATTGATCAAATTCATGAAAGGTTAAAAATGGCCCAAGACTGACAAAAATCTTATGCGGATAAGAGGAGgagacctctcgaattccaagttggtgataaagtgatgctcaaagtttctccatggaaaggcatcattcgttttagaaaaaGGGGTAAATTGGGCCCAAGATTTGTGGGACCATTCGAGATCGTTGCAAGAGTTGGGAAGGTAGCTTATCACTTAGCCTTGCCCGAAGAACTAAGTGCCATTCATGACACTTTTCACGTGTCGCAATTGAGAAAATGTTTGGTGGACGAAGCAACTTATGTACCACTAAATGATATCGAGATATATGAAAAGTTAAGATACGCGAAAAAACCGGTAAAAATCTTGGATCAAAAGATAAAACAATTGAGAAATAAAACGGTTACCTTGTTACAGGTTCAATGGGAATTTAGAAAAGGCTCCGAATGTACTTGAGAAACCGAAGAATGGATAATGAAATACCACCCGgcattgcatcaagaatggttcacgATGACGCGAACAGTTTAACGGGGGAGAGTTGTAATGCCCCaaattttaaggtattattttattatGAAAAGTTGAGTTAGAATTTAATTAACCttattttattttgtgttaaaatgaGATATTGTTTATAAAGGACTAGCAATTGCAAGTAAGTAAAAGTTAAGGTTAATTAGGTTAAAGACCACCTAAACTAAGAAATGGTGGGGAGGAATCTAAGTTGCCAACTAGCTATAGTTATTATGTCAAATAAGGGATTGAGAGTTGGAAGCTCATTAGGTTGTGTCTGGAAATGGAGAGCAAAAAGAAAGAACGAGTTTAACAAGCAAAAATCAAGAACCTTCAAATCTAGTGATTCTCTTCATGCAAGTTTAAATTTGAGAAATTAAAGGTGTGTAAGCTATAATAGAAGCAAGAAAATCATCATCAACACTCTCTTTTCATCATTTCAACTAGAATTCTTGAGAAGAACTTTGAGGTAAGAGTTATATACTTGACATTGGTAAAAGTTGTGTTTAAATGGTGTTttattatcattcttaaagtctaatCATCTTAAGTCTTAGCCAAATTCGGATTTGAGTTTGGTGGGTTTACAAAAGTTAGTTTTTGGGAGAAATTAATGATGGATTGTTAATAAATTGAAGGTTTCTTGTACATGTTATTGTGGTAATTGAATTCTTATGATATTTAGATATAGTTGTTCATAATTTGAGCATATAAGTGGAATTATGGAAGTAAGTCTTGTTGTGGTAATGATTTAAGAACAAAGTATGTTTATGCACACAAGGTGTTTGTGAAAATGTGTCAGTGAAAGTTTAAACTTGATTTTTGAGAAGATTTTGGGAAGAGTTTAATTGTTAGCTATGAGTCACTCAAGAGAGTGTTAAGTTAAGAGATTAAAGTTGTTATTGAAAGTTTATCTTAGTGATTTAAGAGTGTAAGTGTTAATgtgattagcatatttttaagtgcTAATCAAGAGGAGGAAGTTGGAAACACTCGAGCTTAGCTCAAGGACAAGGTGAGTTGTATGGGGGTAATTTGGGCGGGTATGATATGCTCATAAGTgttccggattgcatccgtgcaagaggtcaCTTATGGTCATAAGGGAATTAATGAATTAAGTACGATGGTATGAATGTGCGTAGGATAAATGAATGATGCAAGTGTGGGACTTTGGTCGACACTTGTAAGATTAATGATGCAAGTGCGAGATTTCGATCAAACACTTGTAAGTTTAATGATGCAAGTGTGAGACTTTGGTCAAGCACTTGTAAGATTTAAGATGCAAGTACGAGGCTTCGGTTAAGTACTTGCAAGTTTAACGATGCAAGTGGTTAAACTTCGGTGAGACTCTTGTAAGATTAATGATGTTTGTAAAGTTAAGAATTCGGATCCGAATATGTGAATGATATCCTATGTGTAATGATGCTAAGTTAAGTTTATGGCCTATTACTCGTTATACGCTCTGAGCGTTTTGCTTACCCATTCCCATTTTATGTTGACGTGTTTTGTAGGACCTCGTAAGCATCGTGAAGGTAAAGAACCAACTCAAGACTAGCGGAGCATTTGGCATAGAGTAAGTTGTATGCAAGTCTCGATTACCTATTGCTTTTGATTTACCGCTTGTTAGACGCCATGGGTCAAGAATGTATTTTGTAGGAAATCGAGTGGTTCTGTCTTTTGTTTGAAATGGTTATTTGTAAATGTCTAAATAGTTTTGAAGGGTTGGTGTGATGTATTATTTGAAGTTAAAACATGTGGTATTTGAATGGTGCACAATGGTATTGAAATGGACACTTAACCGGACGAAAAGGGTTGTGATCCACCAGATATGACACGGAGTGCCAAAAGGGTGGCACGGAGTGCCAAAACGGTGGCACGGCAACTTGTTTTTCTTATTAGCCCGGAACTGGCACGGTGTGCCAAAAAATGTGGCACGGCATGCCACTTGACCTTTGATTTGAACAGACCTGACTTGGCACGGTGTGCCAAAAGGTGGCATGGCATGCCACTTGACCTTTGATTTGAACAGACGGCATGCCACTTACCTTTGATTTGAACATACCTGACTTGGCACGGTGTGCCAAAATGTGGCACGACATGCCACTTGATCTTTGATTTGAACAGACCTGACTTGGCACGGTGTGccaatgtaaaataaaaaaaaaataaaaaataaaaaaataaaaaataataaattgcGGGTTTAAGGGCGTCTCaccgcagttgcataacccgccctcaactgctacctaagaggaaacccggcccaatccgagggcatgggcggtaaaacccccATCCCCACTGCCCCCCAACGCAATGTGCGGAAGGCACCCCCATCCCTACTGCCCCCGCAACGCAATGTGCGGAAGGCACTCTTGGGTGGAATTCAATGGTtaaggggcaaccttgtgtgcaatacTGCAACTCAAGGGACTCGAACTCCTAACCAGAAGcaccactaccacatgagctacaacacaaggttaATAGTAATAGCTAAATGTTTCTTCCTTCCAAAGAAAAAAGTAAAATAGCTAAATATTTCATGTTTTTTTTCTCGGCTAAAAAAACAATATCATTAAACATTTAAACAAATCCTATCCAAAGATCAACAAGTACAATGTTTAAATCCTATCCAAAGATCAACGAGTACAACCGATATACAAAAATATTTCTTGTGATACCTAAATACTACCACAAGTTATTGGTTGAAAAGGCCATCACGCGAAAGTTGTTACGAATTTGAACTATCAACACATTTAAAACACATACAGTTAAAAGTAAATAAGATACTTACAAGCAAGAAAAGCATTAGGGAAAAGTAAATAAACGAAATGATAGCTGGCTCGTTAGGCTGTACATTCACTACCTGTTAAACTTTTTTATCCTACCAACCAACTTCACGGTTGTGTACAAGAAGAAGCAGAGGAGGTTGTTGTCTCACTTGCCTTGTCCTTGAGTGATGGTGTTGTGTTTGCATCTGTATTCTCTCTATCTTCATTGACTCTGTCCACATCATCAAGAAAGATACCTGGAACAAACCAAACATGACATGGCAAAACAAAACTGTTGTTTTTTTTACTGATTCTTTAATGGTAATAATGTGTTTAAGGAACAATAATTTACCCCACACACACACAGTATTCAAGAAAAATAAAAACAAGCACTTAAACATACCTATAAACCATATTCCAGATGCCAAAAACAGTATTGAAGTTAGGATCAGGGCAGATGTCCGCCAATTGTTGATGTTGTCCTGCATTCCATGCATGCAAAAGTATATAAGCAATTATAAATAATACTTGGTTAAACAATCAAAATCACCCACCTTTACAAACATTATAAATTTGCATGATTGCCAACGATAATTATTTATTACAGTAATAAAAGAATGAGTAGTAAGTACTTAAGGTAGCTATCGAACAGAAAAACAAACCTGAATAACTCCAACTAGGGGAGAGGAGGGCACATCGCCAAAAACATGAATTGCCACAGTTGACATAGCCATAGATAATGGTCTCAAACTTGGTTGAACACTATGCAGACACACAAAATTTACTGGACCCTGCAGTAGACAACttgagtaaaataataataataataataataatacactacCCAAAAAGTTTACCCGAAAGGAGATTAGACTACCTGAGTGGCAAATACAAGTATCTCTCCAATTAGAAAGAACACTATAAAAGCGtacaagttcttgaagcaaaaggcACTGAAGCAAAATATTGCACCAAAAAAAGTTGTCGTAGAAAGAAGCTGCAAAGGATAAAAaaactttaataattaataatactgtcatttaaaatatatattatagtaaagtaataaataatataaataaaaaatgcATACCTTAAAAGCATTAGGAATGGTGGAGTTGATGCGATCCAGAATAAAACCTCCTGCCAATGTCCCCACGATTCCACCCACAATCGTGATTCCTCCAAACAACAGGTCAGCATTGCTCTGTTAACAAAACACAGAGCATTCctcattttatttttaattataatattattcaaAATGAGGTTTACACCCAAAACTTAAAACCATACGCAGCTAAAGAAAGAAAGGTCAAATATTACCATATGATATATGCTATAACCAGCCTTTGGTCCCCAGTATGAATATGCACCAATAACAAAATTGTACGCAATATATCCTACAACATTCACAACGTATATCTTCTCATCTAAAAGAGACTTTATATCATCCCAAAATCTCAGTAAACCAGATCTgcgattattaattaatattaagatGGTAAAAAACCAGTTTATAGCATTCAAGTCCTatcctaaaaataataataataatataaataaactaattgGTTTGACAACACACCTGGAAGGTTCGTTTGAGATATCATTTGATACCGTGACATCTTTATCAGTTGTAATAACTGCATTCATACAAACTGTATTAttaaaacaatgatgatgatgatgatgcccacTATTTTCAAGCCCATTATACAGAGAGAGAATATATGTAAGTCACTGTCTTAGGAAGGTCGATTACTggaaaaagataaaactaaaatatttataaattaagAATAAACTTAAAATTCAGGAGTGATAATATTGGTCAAGTTTGACGAATCACCTTCAACTTCTATGACATTCGTCTCTGGAGTTGTCAATGGGGTTTTTGTTGACCCAGATGGAGAGAAACCTGATTTTTCAAATTTATGGGAAACACCAGACAAAAACAAAATGATCACACGATTTAATCGACAATTATCACATgcattataatatgtatataatataatataatgaatgAAAGCGTTAATAATGGTTTAATCCTTCAAATTTTAACTTTTTAAC includes these proteins:
- the LOC139851772 gene encoding probable sphingolipid transporter spinster homolog 2; the protein is MGDADGGSNKAVQDQDSQPAAVAVVPVDLITQPDMAEASSSSSEPAPSWFTPKRLLVMFCVINLVNYVDRGAIASNGVNGRPRVCTQTGACSHGGGIQGDFNLSNFKDGVISSAFMVGLLVASPIFASLANSINPFRLIGVGLSVWTFAAAGCGFSVDFWSITICRMLVGVGEASFISLAAPFIDDNAPVTQRTAWLGIFYMCIPTGVALGYVYGGWVGDGFGWRYAFFGEAILMLPFAILAFVMKPLHMKGFSPSGSTKTPLTTPETNVIEVEVITTDKDVTVSNDISNEPSRSGLLRFWDDIKSLLDEKIYVVNVVGYIAYNFVIGAYSYWGPKAGYSIYHMSNADLLFGGITIVGGIVGTLAGGFILDRINSTIPNAFKLLSTTTFFGAIFCFSAFCFKNLYAFIVFFLIGEILVFATQGPVNFVCLHSVQPSLRPLSMAMSTVAIHVFGDVPSSPLVGVIQDNINNWRTSALILTSILFLASGIWFIGIFLDDVDRVNEDRENTDANTTPSLKDKASETTTSSASSCTQP